A stretch of Myroides oncorhynchi DNA encodes these proteins:
- a CDS encoding DUF6035 family protein, with amino-acid sequence MSKQERSIDYVYDNVEKKIIDLNSIIKSQKDGFEIRDQYNSNTIRFSCIECKQKLVCSNSKRDTVYFRHNKNSEYCILMDSEVESNIDLLNSYKLNAYNRESPRHKELKNKLGQLLIKEPGVDIGSIDIDSKFIFGIGGKRRPDVYCEYKGLKLAFEIQLSSLPLHYIKHRYYFYKSNGIYLIWIIDLKSLPVDLDNYIRDIKHVWSDHNLFSIADHENEKLVFTCNYKQAFIYNNKEVHSKWMKKDISLSDLSFNRTEYYCLYYLFNTELNIKKLELVQIKQNIEDQKEEEDRKIRKKEAEDRMKNLLGKVRTYRNKGWNFYGIKKEVDGFNYLEVELLNSSVNWNMNIEGIPLILYYIREYEFGEEERESSMNIVEFLLTTMNFNFDINVKDKLGNGVMDYLYANDYLLKRLYKVEKFIFYRGYQPTEQDKDLLVSKVGKFWDSKYLEWMYYSNFRRLEELDKVRNILSFLLFVESAKRMQIIGKNLKNWVQYLILVLNQNKNLHQYFVYVLIKTKLGVELEKVDKKKTIANRLNSLINEENDSTYYNILFKVHPDIFKDYIASKLIL; translated from the coding sequence ATGAGTAAACAGGAGAGAAGTATTGACTATGTTTATGATAATGTGGAAAAGAAAATTATAGATTTAAATAGTATTATTAAATCTCAAAAAGATGGTTTTGAAATAAGAGATCAATACAATTCGAATACTATTAGATTTTCGTGTATTGAGTGTAAACAAAAGTTAGTGTGTTCTAATAGTAAAAGGGATACTGTCTATTTTAGACATAATAAAAATTCTGAGTATTGTATTTTAATGGATTCTGAAGTCGAATCAAATATAGATTTACTTAATAGTTACAAGCTTAATGCTTATAATAGAGAAAGCCCAAGGCATAAAGAATTAAAGAATAAATTAGGACAATTATTAATAAAAGAACCAGGTGTAGATATCGGTTCTATAGATATTGATTCAAAGTTTATTTTTGGAATTGGTGGTAAAAGAAGACCTGATGTATATTGTGAATATAAAGGATTGAAACTAGCTTTTGAAATACAGTTGTCTAGTTTGCCATTGCACTATATTAAACACAGGTATTATTTTTATAAAAGTAATGGAATTTATCTTATCTGGATAATAGATTTAAAAAGTTTACCTGTAGATTTAGATAATTATATACGTGATATAAAGCATGTTTGGAGTGATCACAATTTGTTTAGTATTGCAGATCATGAGAATGAAAAACTTGTATTTACATGTAATTATAAGCAAGCATTTATCTATAATAATAAAGAAGTTCATAGTAAATGGATGAAAAAAGATATTTCACTGAGTGATTTATCCTTTAATCGTACTGAATATTATTGTTTGTATTATCTTTTTAATACTGAACTTAATATCAAAAAACTAGAATTAGTTCAAATAAAGCAAAATATAGAGGATCAAAAGGAAGAAGAAGATCGAAAAATTAGAAAAAAGGAGGCAGAAGATAGAATGAAAAACTTGTTAGGAAAAGTAAGAACTTATAGAAATAAAGGTTGGAATTTTTATGGAATAAAAAAAGAAGTAGATGGGTTTAATTATCTGGAAGTAGAACTTTTAAACTCTTCAGTGAATTGGAATATGAACATAGAAGGAATTCCACTTATTTTGTATTATATACGAGAATATGAATTTGGGGAAGAAGAAAGGGAAAGCTCAATGAATATAGTAGAGTTTTTGCTAACAACTATGAACTTTAACTTCGATATAAATGTAAAAGACAAGTTAGGAAATGGGGTAATGGACTATTTGTATGCTAATGATTATTTATTAAAAAGACTCTACAAAGTTGAAAAGTTTATTTTCTATCGTGGTTATCAGCCCACTGAACAGGATAAAGATTTATTAGTTTCAAAAGTGGGGAAGTTTTGGGATTCAAAGTACCTTGAATGGATGTATTATTCTAATTTTAGGAGGTTAGAAGAACTGGATAAAGTACGAAATATACTTAGTTTTCTTTTATTTGTTGAATCTGCCAAAAGAATGCAAATAATTGGAAAGAACCTTAAAAATTGGGTTCAGTATTTAATACTTGTCCTAAATCAGAACAAGAACCTTCATCAATATTTTGTTTATGTGTTAATTAAAACAAAATTAGGTGTTGAATTAGAAAAAGTAGATAAAAAGAAAACAATAGCTAATAGACTAAATAGTCTAATTAATGAAGAAAATGACTCAACATACTATAATATACTTTTTAAAGTACATCCTGATATTTTTAAAGATTACATAGCTTCCAAACTAATCCTTTAA
- a CDS encoding DUF4133 domain-containing protein yields MKKYNINKGIGTSVEFKGLKAQYLFYFAGGLLGNLILVMVLYMAGVNNLVCLVLGFSTSGYLVYKVFALNKKYGQYGLMKLQARKYFPKYIISRKDVKGYVSRNLKLRSNEKYS; encoded by the coding sequence ATGAAAAAGTATAATATCAATAAAGGCATTGGAACCAGTGTCGAGTTTAAAGGGCTCAAGGCTCAGTACCTGTTTTATTTTGCAGGCGGACTATTAGGGAATCTTATTCTTGTTATGGTTTTGTATATGGCTGGGGTAAACAACTTAGTTTGTCTAGTCCTTGGTTTTAGTACATCAGGCTATCTTGTTTACAAAGTATTTGCACTAAACAAGAAATACGGTCAGTATGGACTTATGAAGCTTCAGGCAAGAAAATACTTTCCAAAGTATATCATCTCAAGAAAGGATGTCAAAGGGTATGTAAGTAGAAACTTAAAATTAAGAAGCAATGAGAAATACAGCTAA
- a CDS encoding DUF4134 domain-containing protein, which translates to MKTKTIKQRLFLLLIVLSSLPLLAQGNGAAGITEATQMVTSYFDPATKLIYAIGAVVGLIGGVKVYNKFSSGDPDTSKTAASWFGACIFLIVAATILRSFFL; encoded by the coding sequence ATGAAAACAAAAACAATCAAACAAAGGCTTTTTTTACTACTTATCGTATTAAGTAGTTTACCACTATTGGCTCAAGGAAATGGAGCGGCAGGAATTACAGAAGCTACCCAAATGGTCACTTCTTATTTTGATCCAGCCACTAAACTAATCTACGCTATTGGAGCGGTAGTTGGTCTTATTGGAGGAGTGAAGGTATATAACAAATTCTCAAGTGGTGATCCCGATACAAGCAAGACAGCTGCAAGCTGGTTTGGAGCTTGTATCTTCTTAATTGTAGCCGCTACAATCCTTCGCTCGTTTTTCCTTTAA
- a CDS encoding DUF3408 domain-containing protein: MRKFKHFRKAAQVQTTKSKENYVDTFLKETSTRARDGKTVYIRPEFHEKLTRIVQVIGEDKVSIYAYLDNLLDNHFEEFSQTIVEKFNQKYKPIF; encoded by the coding sequence ATGAGAAAATTTAAACACTTTAGGAAAGCAGCTCAAGTACAAACAACTAAGAGCAAAGAAAATTATGTTGATACTTTTTTAAAAGAAACATCAACCAGAGCCAGAGATGGAAAAACGGTCTACATCCGACCAGAGTTTCATGAAAAACTCACTCGTATTGTTCAAGTCATAGGAGAGGACAAAGTTTCTATCTATGCATACTTAGATAATCTGCTTGATAATCACTTTGAGGAGTTTTCACAGACGATTGTAGAAAAGTTTAACCAAAAGTATAAACCTATTTTTTAA
- the mobC gene encoding conjugal transfer protein MobC, with the protein MHSEDDLKALAKILAFMRAVSILLMLMHLYWYCYSFFLSLEVTHAVIDRILVNFNQTAGLFSHLLYTKLFCLVLLSLSLWGGKGVKHEKITISKIIGVFTVGFSLFFFNFFLLDFSYAWSAILYIASTFLGYILLLVSGAWISRLLNDNLMQDVFNFENESFMQETRHIENEYSVNLPSRFYYKGKWNSGWINIVNPFRATIVLGTPGSGKSYAVVNSFIKQQIEKGFSMYIYDFKFHDLSTIAYNHLLLHKDKYTIAPKFYVINFDDPSLSHRCNPINPSFMTDISDAYESAYTIMLNLNRSWIQKQGDFFVESPIILLAAIIWFLKIYQNGKYCTFPHAIELLNKKYADVFTILTSYSDLENYLSPFMDAWEGGAQDQLQGQIASAKIPLSRMISPSLYWVMTGDDFTLDINNPAAPKILCVGNNPDRQNIYSAALGLYNSRIVKLINKKGQLKSSVIIDELPTIYFRGLDNLIATARSNKVAVCLGFQDFSQLNRDYGDKESKVIQNTVGNIFSGQVVGDTAKALSERFGKILQKRQSISINRNDRSTSFSTQLDTLIPASKIATLTQGMFVGAVSDNFDERIEQKIFHSEIVVDNDKVSKEMKAYQKIPQITSFLDANGNNTLDKTIQANYRQVKLDVESIIDSELKRIENDPELAHLINKKK; encoded by the coding sequence ATGCATTCAGAAGACGATTTAAAAGCGCTCGCTAAAATCTTAGCATTTATGCGAGCAGTAAGTATTTTACTTATGCTTATGCACCTATACTGGTATTGTTATTCTTTCTTTTTAAGCCTTGAAGTAACACACGCTGTTATAGATCGAATACTAGTTAACTTTAATCAAACAGCGGGACTGTTTTCCCATTTACTTTATACTAAACTCTTTTGTCTAGTTTTACTCTCTTTAAGCCTGTGGGGAGGCAAAGGCGTAAAACATGAAAAGATAACAATCTCTAAAATCATAGGTGTTTTTACAGTTGGTTTTAGTTTGTTCTTTTTCAACTTCTTTTTACTTGATTTTAGCTACGCTTGGAGCGCTATACTGTATATCGCAAGTACATTCTTAGGCTATATCCTACTTTTGGTATCTGGCGCTTGGATTAGTAGACTATTAAACGACAACCTTATGCAAGATGTATTTAATTTTGAGAATGAAAGTTTTATGCAAGAGACTCGCCATATTGAAAATGAATACTCCGTAAATCTTCCTTCAAGATTCTATTACAAAGGTAAATGGAACAGTGGTTGGATAAATATCGTTAATCCTTTTCGGGCAACAATTGTATTGGGTACACCTGGTTCTGGTAAATCCTATGCTGTGGTAAATAGCTTTATCAAACAACAAATTGAAAAGGGATTCTCCATGTATATCTACGATTTTAAGTTCCATGACTTATCAACTATCGCTTATAATCATCTGCTTTTACATAAAGATAAATACACTATTGCTCCCAAGTTTTATGTCATCAACTTTGATGATCCAAGTCTTAGTCATCGTTGTAATCCGATTAACCCATCGTTTATGACAGATATATCTGATGCCTATGAATCAGCCTATACCATCATGCTAAATCTTAACCGCTCATGGATACAAAAACAAGGAGACTTCTTTGTAGAATCACCCATCATACTATTAGCAGCTATTATTTGGTTTTTGAAGATTTATCAAAATGGGAAATATTGTACATTTCCTCATGCTATCGAGCTTTTAAATAAAAAATATGCAGATGTATTTACCATCCTTACCTCCTATTCTGATTTAGAAAATTACCTCTCTCCTTTTATGGATGCATGGGAAGGAGGAGCACAAGACCAATTACAAGGGCAAATAGCTTCGGCTAAAATACCACTCTCTCGTATGATTTCTCCATCGCTGTATTGGGTAATGACAGGAGATGATTTTACTTTGGATATTAATAATCCGGCAGCGCCTAAAATACTCTGTGTGGGAAATAACCCCGATCGCCAAAACATCTACTCTGCCGCTCTTGGGCTTTATAACTCACGTATTGTAAAACTAATCAATAAAAAAGGACAACTTAAAAGTTCTGTTATCATAGATGAATTACCGACTATCTACTTTAGAGGACTTGATAATCTTATTGCGACTGCCCGTAGTAATAAAGTAGCGGTGTGTTTAGGGTTTCAAGACTTCTCACAGCTTAATAGAGATTATGGAGATAAAGAAAGTAAAGTAATTCAAAATACAGTTGGAAATATTTTCTCAGGTCAAGTAGTTGGAGATACAGCTAAAGCTCTATCAGAACGCTTTGGTAAAATCCTTCAAAAACGTCAAAGTATTTCCATTAATAGAAATGACCGCTCAACCTCCTTCTCTACCCAGCTTGATACGCTTATTCCTGCTTCTAAAATAGCAACTCTCACACAAGGAATGTTTGTGGGGGCTGTCTCAGATAATTTTGATGAGCGTATAGAGCAAAAGATATTTCACTCAGAAATAGTAGTTGATAATGATAAGGTATCTAAAGAAATGAAAGCCTATCAAAAGATACCACAGATAACTTCTTTTTTAGATGCTAATGGTAATAATACCTTAGATAAAACGATTCAAGCCAATTACAGACAAGTTAAACTTGATGTAGAATCAATTATTGATTCAGAGCTAAAACGCATTGAAAACGATCCAGAATTGGCTCATTTGATTAATAAGAAGAAGTAG
- a CDS encoding DUF3408 domain-containing protein — protein sequence MKEQNISKQESQKELLDEDYLMNIMSGDIEVKSAKQVKPIVEEKEEPVTQKQIAKTKEKKTKKETAITKYQELFLINDFPSTRAGKVVYIRPEYHEVLLRITQLAKEEKTTLYSYLDNILKQHLQDYSQEITQYFNDKFKPIL from the coding sequence ATGAAAGAGCAAAACATTTCCAAACAAGAATCTCAGAAAGAGTTACTTGATGAAGATTACCTAATGAATATTATGAGTGGTGATATAGAGGTTAAGTCTGCAAAACAAGTTAAACCTATCGTAGAGGAAAAAGAAGAACCAGTAACCCAAAAACAAATAGCAAAGACAAAAGAGAAAAAAACAAAGAAAGAAACAGCAATTACTAAATACCAAGAGCTTTTTTTGATTAATGACTTTCCCTCAACAAGAGCTGGGAAGGTGGTTTATATAAGGCCAGAGTACCACGAAGTGCTACTTCGCATTACGCAATTAGCTAAAGAAGAAAAAACAACACTTTACTCTTATTTAGACAATATTTTAAAGCAACATCTACAAGATTATAGCCAAGAGATTACTCAATATTTTAATGACAAATTCAAACCTATTTTATAA
- a CDS encoding DUF6904 family protein produces MFYLLSTKNGIGFELWGSYEDLSSLYNSFDGLWNNEDFLDRPGFKSRETIIASMLYDIRKTFQGNRLERTGTHFHFNDTPYFGCRISWIHGLFFLHAVRYNARYFNINKLQLSNLLQLEYWLEKAMYSYDPNGAVNLSHYITGSIDASNDCLYIYMRRINLDYFLLNGGKKAFRQLPELLKKACFGTSEYLAYKTELEKDAKKLNTIAPNLELDDDTFDYDSVKW; encoded by the coding sequence ATGTTTTATCTATTATCAACTAAAAACGGTATTGGTTTTGAATTATGGGGATCTTATGAAGATTTATCTTCTTTATATAATTCCTTTGATGGATTGTGGAATAATGAAGATTTCTTAGATCGGCCTGGTTTTAAATCACGGGAAACAATAATAGCCAGTATGTTATATGATATACGAAAAACTTTTCAAGGCAATAGATTAGAGCGTACAGGCACTCATTTCCATTTTAATGATACACCTTATTTTGGATGTCGAATATCTTGGATACACGGACTTTTCTTTCTGCATGCTGTTCGATACAACGCACGTTATTTTAACATCAATAAACTTCAATTATCAAATCTATTGCAATTAGAATATTGGTTAGAAAAAGCGATGTATAGTTATGATCCTAATGGAGCAGTTAACTTGTCTCATTACATAACAGGTAGTATTGACGCTTCTAATGATTGCTTGTATATCTACATGAGAAGAATTAACCTTGATTATTTCTTATTAAATGGAGGTAAAAAAGCCTTTAGACAATTACCTGAACTATTAAAGAAAGCTTGTTTTGGAACATCTGAATATTTAGCATACAAAACTGAATTAGAAAAAGACGCGAAAAAATTAAATACCATAGCTCCTAACCTGGAATTGGATGATGATACATTTGATTATGATAGTGTGAAATGGTAG
- a CDS encoding ParA family protein — protein METVKQPLKISFYTQKGGVGKSTLTILLASLLHYRLGYNVLVMDCDFPQNSLVNMRERDKDSIMQNEYYKQTAIKQFQTLKRKAYSIIKCKVEDALEVADATMKELDQTFDVVFFDLPGTANTKGVLSTLNQMDYIFSPIIADRLVVESTLGFTKAFAELPKSKENSFKQQLWLFWNQVDAREKTELYNSYEAVVKQLDLPIMKARIKDSKRFRKETEATGKYVFRSSLLPADTSLMKATNLSEFADEFLRITNL, from the coding sequence ATGGAAACAGTAAAACAACCTTTAAAAATTAGCTTTTATACACAAAAAGGCGGAGTAGGTAAATCAACCTTAACCATTCTCTTAGCAAGTCTCTTGCATTATAGATTGGGCTATAATGTTCTTGTTATGGATTGTGATTTTCCTCAGAACAGTTTAGTTAATATGAGAGAGCGTGACAAGGATAGTATCATGCAAAACGAATATTACAAACAAACAGCTATTAAACAGTTTCAGACATTGAAAAGAAAAGCATACTCGATTATTAAGTGCAAGGTCGAAGATGCCTTAGAAGTTGCTGATGCAACTATGAAAGAATTAGATCAAACTTTTGACGTAGTATTTTTTGATTTGCCAGGAACAGCTAACACCAAAGGAGTACTATCTACTTTAAATCAGATGGATTACATCTTTAGTCCAATTATCGCAGATCGATTAGTTGTAGAGAGCACTTTAGGTTTTACCAAAGCTTTTGCAGAATTACCCAAAAGTAAAGAGAACTCTTTTAAACAACAACTCTGGCTTTTTTGGAATCAAGTGGATGCAAGGGAGAAGACTGAATTATATAATAGCTATGAAGCAGTTGTAAAACAATTAGACCTTCCTATTATGAAGGCGAGGATAAAAGATAGCAAACGCTTTAGAAAAGAAACAGAAGCTACAGGCAAGTATGTATTTCGATCAAGTCTATTACCTGCGGATACCAGTCTTATGAAGGCTACTAATTTATCAGAGTTTGCAGATGAGTTTTTACGTATTACTAATCTTTAA
- the mobB gene encoding conjugal transfer protein MobB has product MIAKIGKGSNLIGALSYNQLKVDKGQGSVLFTNNLTEPTNTSNYIGKLYKQFEPYLLLNNKTEKAVRHISLNPNPKDKLSDQTLNEIAKQYMDSIGYENQPYIVYKHSDIEREHIHIVTVCTDLKGKKIDDKYDHLKSMKACREIEKQFNLTSSINQTNEESKRIQFTPVDYTKHNLKAQVASVIRYLPKYYNYNNLTSYNALLSLFNIRVEKVEASYNEEIKQGLVYFVINEKGEKISNPFKASLFGKNTSYQKLESHFKSSKEKLKSLPSKSNLKQTIEIALNTAKSLQEFKEELLNHGINVIIFQNKDNRIYGLTFIDHNLKSVYKGSDLSKELSANILNQKWSSVEDYPHSILIPSQQTNTNESDELHPIFAYLYSDTTNFNNDEFVSLFNLLSNNQGIDYEELIFEKNIKNIKKKRTL; this is encoded by the coding sequence ATGATAGCTAAGATTGGTAAAGGAAGTAATCTTATTGGAGCTTTGTCCTACAATCAATTAAAAGTTGATAAAGGACAAGGTTCTGTTTTGTTTACAAACAACTTGACTGAACCAACTAACACATCAAACTACATCGGTAAACTTTATAAACAGTTTGAGCCTTATTTACTTCTAAATAACAAGACAGAGAAAGCTGTACGGCATATTTCTTTAAATCCGAATCCCAAAGATAAATTATCTGACCAGACATTAAATGAAATAGCTAAACAGTATATGGATAGTATCGGCTATGAAAATCAACCTTATATTGTCTATAAGCATAGTGATATAGAAAGAGAACATATTCACATTGTAACCGTTTGCACAGACTTAAAGGGGAAGAAAATAGATGACAAATATGATCATTTAAAATCAATGAAAGCTTGTCGAGAAATTGAAAAGCAGTTTAATCTAACTTCTTCAATAAATCAAACAAATGAGGAATCTAAACGGATTCAATTTACACCAGTTGATTATACTAAGCATAATTTAAAAGCTCAAGTAGCTTCTGTAATACGATATCTACCCAAGTATTATAACTATAATAATCTAACAAGTTATAATGCTCTTTTATCTCTATTTAATATAAGAGTTGAAAAGGTAGAGGCTTCTTATAATGAAGAAATAAAACAAGGTTTAGTGTACTTTGTAATAAATGAAAAAGGGGAGAAGATAAGTAATCCTTTTAAGGCTTCTCTTTTTGGAAAAAATACAAGCTATCAAAAGCTTGAAAGCCACTTTAAATCTTCAAAAGAAAAACTAAAATCCTTACCAAGTAAATCTAATCTAAAACAAACTATCGAAATAGCTCTAAATACAGCAAAGTCATTACAAGAATTTAAAGAAGAACTTTTAAATCATGGAATAAACGTTATTATCTTCCAAAATAAAGACAATCGTATATATGGCTTAACTTTTATCGATCACAACTTAAAAAGTGTCTATAAAGGTTCTGATTTAAGTAAAGAGTTATCAGCTAATATACTGAATCAAAAATGGAGTAGTGTAGAAGATTATCCTCATTCAATTTTAATACCTTCTCAACAGACTAATACTAATGAATCTGACGAGTTACATCCAATATTTGCGTACTTATATTCTGATACTACTAATTTTAATAATGATGAGTTTGTATCATTGTTTAATCTTTTAAGTAATAACCAAGGAATAGATTATGAAGAGTTAATTTTTGAAAAAAACATAAAAAATATAAAGAAAAAAAGAACTTTGTAA
- a CDS encoding AAA family ATPase: MLKIRAIKIEINTVDGLYGAEFNFSDGLNIIRGDNTSGKSSLFQSIIYGLGFEELLGGKNEKTMQSVLKDQVEFPRGTKHRINQSFIYLEIENKEIITIKRCVASSSRKAQLVDVFFGGLITGVNKTLESHQMYVHDAGSASDELYGFHLYLTEFLEISLPEVVTSNGELKKLYIQQLAPAFIIEQKTGWSDFFATMPYFGMRNTEQRVIEFLLNLDVFENEKKKQQLNVIKQNINNRWLNLYSKFQNLAERSGGKIIGIDNKPEIKNNFNHIHISVIKDDKSISLVEQNEIQKSELSAIENEQNTTVGANINKNETRLSELNNKLNQISLNFDLLSPELNFDKEKLKQYEKQIITIREDLRKNKGALKINKLGGELPTEIAKNVCPTCEQDLKDSLLPTDIQHIPMRIEDNISYLDAQERMIQVYIDGQKNTIQEKESKLKFYQNSIIEVRQEIRDLKKELIQDERLPSIIEIERRIELKKRVEFFNKIIENFNLLIEELKNLSSEYSKLLSDESKLPKDFFSDLDRRKLGTLKTNFINYLQIFSYQSKPFEAIKISPETYLPLAQKSDAEQFYNIKFDSSASDFIRCIWAYTTALLKTSISFKTNHPRLVIFDEPKQQDMSKESFRSLLTELSKFTNEQILVFASFENSDVSFNEATEGLTFKYNKIEQLMITPTK; this comes from the coding sequence ATGTTGAAGATTAGAGCTATTAAAATTGAAATAAATACTGTTGACGGTTTATATGGTGCAGAATTTAATTTTTCTGATGGATTAAATATTATACGAGGAGACAACACATCTGGAAAGAGTAGCTTGTTTCAGTCGATAATATATGGTTTAGGATTTGAAGAACTTCTTGGAGGTAAAAATGAAAAGACAATGCAATCAGTTCTTAAAGATCAGGTAGAGTTTCCAAGAGGAACTAAGCATCGTATTAATCAATCTTTTATCTATCTTGAAATTGAAAATAAAGAAATAATTACAATTAAACGATGTGTTGCTAGTTCATCAAGAAAAGCACAATTAGTTGATGTTTTTTTTGGCGGATTAATTACTGGTGTAAATAAAACTTTAGAATCACATCAAATGTACGTACATGATGCAGGTTCTGCATCGGATGAGCTTTACGGATTTCACTTATACTTGACAGAATTTCTTGAAATAAGCCTACCAGAAGTTGTAACATCTAATGGAGAGTTAAAAAAATTATATATTCAACAACTTGCACCTGCATTTATCATTGAACAAAAAACTGGCTGGAGCGATTTCTTTGCAACAATGCCTTATTTTGGCATGAGAAATACAGAACAAAGAGTTATTGAGTTTTTACTTAACCTTGATGTATTTGAAAACGAAAAGAAAAAACAACAACTTAATGTTATAAAGCAAAACATTAATAATCGATGGTTGAATTTATATTCAAAATTTCAAAACTTAGCTGAAAGAAGTGGTGGTAAAATTATAGGAATAGACAATAAACCTGAAATAAAAAACAACTTTAATCATATTCATATTTCAGTAATAAAAGATGATAAATCAATAAGTTTGGTTGAACAAAATGAAATTCAAAAAAGTGAATTATCAGCAATTGAAAACGAACAAAACACAACAGTTGGTGCGAATATAAATAAAAATGAAACACGACTTAGTGAATTGAATAATAAACTAAATCAAATTTCTTTAAATTTTGATTTATTGTCACCTGAATTAAATTTTGATAAAGAAAAACTTAAGCAATACGAGAAACAAATAATCACTATTCGAGAAGATTTAAGAAAAAATAAAGGTGCTCTAAAAATTAATAAATTAGGAGGTGAATTACCTACTGAAATTGCTAAAAATGTGTGTCCTACTTGTGAACAAGATTTAAAAGACTCCCTTTTACCAACAGACATCCAACACATTCCTATGAGAATTGAGGATAATATTTCTTATCTAGACGCTCAAGAAAGAATGATACAAGTTTATATTGATGGTCAAAAGAATACTATTCAAGAAAAAGAATCAAAATTAAAGTTCTATCAAAATTCTATTATTGAAGTTCGCCAAGAAATTAGAGATCTAAAAAAGGAACTTATTCAAGATGAAAGATTACCATCTATCATTGAAATAGAAAGAAGAATTGAGTTAAAAAAAAGAGTAGAGTTTTTTAACAAAATAATTGAAAATTTTAATTTATTAATCGAAGAATTAAAAAACTTATCTTCTGAATATTCAAAACTATTAAGTGATGAAAGTAAGTTACCAAAAGATTTCTTTTCAGATTTAGACAGACGAAAACTTGGTACTTTAAAAACAAATTTCATAAACTATTTACAAATTTTCTCATATCAGAGCAAGCCATTTGAGGCCATTAAAATATCTCCTGAAACTTACTTACCACTAGCTCAAAAAAGTGATGCGGAACAATTCTATAATATAAAGTTTGATTCATCTGCGAGTGACTTTATAAGATGTATTTGGGCTTACACAACTGCTTTGCTTAAAACTTCCATAAGTTTTAAAACTAATCATCCAAGACTTGTGATATTTGATGAACCGAAACAGCAAGATATGTCAAAAGAAAGTTTTAGAAGTTTGTTAACTGAACTTTCGAAATTTACTAATGAACAAATTTTAGTATTTGCATCTTTCGAAAACTCAGATGTATCATTTAATGAAGCAACAGAAGGATTAACTTTCAAATACAACAAAATTGAACAATTAATGATAACTCCAACTAAATAA